The Burkholderia mayonis DNA window GATCGGGCATGACGAGAGAAATGTGGTTGCCGATACCGACTGAGCAGATCCGCGCGCTGTCGATTGAGAGCCATCTCGCCGATGGCTACCATGCGTGGTGACCTCGGAGACAACGGTGTCAGATCAGTCGCCTGGTGCGCGTTGTTTACCTGGGGTTCACCTGCGGGATGCGACCCCGACTGCCACGGATTTTGATCTGTACCAGCGTGCCGAAGCAGCCCTCAATGCGCGCATTGATAAATCATTCTTGACACGTCGATTCGCAAGTCCTAGATTGATTCAAATCACGCAATTTACTTGAACAACGACAATTGGCGTGACTGAGTCACCAGAACGAAGCAATCAGCGCTGATGTTGGAATCCCGTTATGGTTCGTTGCGGAACTACTGATCGCTAAGCTCTCTCATTCTTTCCGCTTCGGATTTACTCGCTTCGCACCGATGTCGCCTTGCCGTGCAAGGCCATAATGACAAACAAGCCGCGATTCGCGGCCATTTTGCGTGGTGGAGAAATGACATGACCCGCATTGGTTTCGAACGTATGCCTTTCCGCTAGGGCAACATGTAGATGCCACATTCCAACGCCTGAGAGAATCGGGATGGATGCGTGCGGCCAGATTATTGATATCGTCCGCCATATGGTCGACGGATTTTATTTGCCAAAATAAATTAAGTTGGAAGATTAATATTCGCGTCGATTTATGGCGTCGATTGGTAATTGTTTTAAACATTTAATGATAAGGTCGTAATGGACGAGATGCTCATTCTGGTGGATCGAAACGATACTCCCTTGGGTTTCGACACCAAGGCACGGATTCACCAAAGTGGCGCATTGCATCGGGCTTTTTCGATATTTATATTCGACCATCAAGAGCGTCTGTTGCTTCAGCGGCGCGCACTCGGAAAATACCACTCGGCGGGTTTGTGGAGCAACAGCTGTTGCGGGCATCCACGGCAGGGAGAAGAACTCGGTGCAGCGGTGGCTCGGCGTTTGCGCGAGGAGATGGGGTTCGATTGCGAGTTGTGCAAGGTATCGGCGCTGACGTACCGGGCGCAGTTGCCCAACGGCCTGATCGAACACGAGTACGACCACATCTACGTCGGTATGTTCGAGGGCGAACCTGTCGCGAATCCCGATGAGGTTGCCGACTGGCGATGGTCCCTGTGCGATGAAGTCCTGGATCTAATGGAGCACCGGCCTCATGACTTTACCGTCTGGTTCCGGGAGATTATGGGCCGCGCGACGGCGGACGGTCTCCTCGCACAATGGCGGGCATGGGCCGGCAGAGGAACCCGCCTAGGGCCAATACTGTTCACTTGATGATCACTTTCGGTACTATTCGTTGATTCAGCGGCTCCCATCGTCGCCGGATCCGGAAATTCGACATCTTTCGTTTCACGCCGCGGGGATTACGTTTGCCGCGGCTTTGCACCGCACGCCCGCTGGCGAGTTCGCGCAGCAGACGCTGTTTCCAGCTTTGCCACTGCTCAGGGGGGAATTGCCGCCGCCTCGGGCAGGCGTCGGTTCAGCACACGCACGGCATGGACAAAGGACAGGTCTTCAGGTCGCTGCTCGCTGTCCTGAGCAGCCTCGTACATCAAGCGGCGGGTCGCCGCGTGCGTGAGCATTAACGCATAGAACTCCTGACGTACCAGATCAGGTGTCTTACTGCGC harbors:
- the idi gene encoding isopentenyl-diphosphate Delta-isomerase — translated: MDEMLILVDRNDTPLGFDTKARIHQSGALHRAFSIFIFDHQERLLLQRRALGKYHSAGLWSNSCCGHPRQGEELGAAVARRLREEMGFDCELCKVSALTYRAQLPNGLIEHEYDHIYVGMFEGEPVANPDEVADWRWSLCDEVLDLMEHRPHDFTVWFREIMGRATADGLLAQWRAWAGRGTRLGPILFT